From the genome of Pseudomonas sp. FP453:
GGTTGCTTCGCCGCAGAGCACGGCGCCGCGTGCGTGTTGGGCGCGCAGCCATGGCAGCACTTGCGGGTAGCGGGTGCAGAGGGCGTCGAAGTCGTCCCAGAAGGCGGGTAGCACGATGATGTCGGCGTCTTCGAGGCCGCCGTCCACCGGCATGATCACATCGCTGAAGCTGCGCACCGATTGCCCGTCGGGGCTGACCAGGCGCGTTTCGAACGCCGGGGTCAGGCCCAGGCCTTGTTGCTTGCCGTAACGCAGGCTCGCGAGGTGGAAGAAATCCTTGGCTTGCATGAGGGTGGAAGCAAATACCCGATCAATGGCCAAAATGCTGACGCGCCGCAAGGGCGTGGAGATTTGGTTAGACATAATTTCATTTATTCTTATAGGGGAAAGTGGTCACCAGACGGCTGGATCGTCTTATTTTTTGTCGCATGTGTCCAGTGTCCTGTGCTGCCTTCGCGGCATAGTCTCTGTGGGCTTGTTTTTGTCCGACAATCCCCCGCAGGTGAGCCATGATCCCCAGAACCTTGTACAGCCCGGAACACGAACTCTTTCGCGAGAGCGTGCGCACCTTCCTTGAAAAACACGCCGCGCCGTTCCACGGGCAATGGGAGAAACAGGGTTATATCGACCGCGACTTGTGGCGCAAGGCGGGGGAGGCGGGGATGTTGTGTTCCCATCTGCCGGAGGCATACGGCGGCCTGGGCGCGGACTTTCTCTACAGCGCGGTGGTGATCGAAGAGGTCAGCCGCCTGGGCTTGACCGGCATCGGCTTTTCCCTGCATTCGGACATCGTGGCGCCGTACATCCTGCATTACGGCAGTGAAGCGCTGAAGCACAAGTACCTGCCCAAGTTGATCTCCGGCGAGATGGTCACGGCCATTGCGATGACCGAACCGGGTGCCGGTTCCGACCTGCAAGGGGTCAAGACCAGCGCCGTGCTGGAGGGTGACGAGTACGTGATCAACGGCTCCAAGACCTTTATCACCAACGGTTACCTGGCCGACTTGGTGATCGTTGTCGCCAAGACCGATCCCAAGGCCGGCGCCAAGGGCACCAGCCTGTTTCTGGTGGAAGCCGACACGCCGGGCTTCGCCAAGGGCAAGCGCCTGGAGAAGGTCGGCATGAAGGCGCAGGACACTTCCGAGCTATTCTTCCAGGATGTGCGCGTGCCCAAGGAAAACCTGTTGGGCCAGGCCGGCGCTGGCTTCGCGTACCTGATGCAGGAGCTGCCGCAGGAGCGTTTGACCGTGGCCATCGGTGCCGTGTCATCGGCCGAGGCGGCACTGGAATGGACCCTCGAATACACCCGCGAGCGCAAGGCGTTTGGCAAGGCGATTGCGGATTTCCAGAACACTCGGTTCAAGCTGGCGGAGATGGCCACCGAGATTCAGATCGGCCGCGTGTTCGTCGACAAGTGCATGGCGTTGCACCTTGAGGGCAAGCTGGATGTGCCCACCGCCGCGATGGCCAAGTACTGGGCCACGGACCTGCAATGCAAGGTGCTCGACGAGTGCGTGCAGCTGCACGGCGGCTACGGCTTCATGTGGGAATACCCGATTGCGCGGGCCTGGGCGGATGCGCGGGTGCAGCGGATTTATGCGGGGACCAATGAGATCATGAAGGAGATCATTGCGCGGGCGCTCTGATCTTGTGGTGTTGTTGAGGGCCCCATCGCAGGCAAGCCAGCTCCCACATTTGACGGTGTTCACACATCAAAATGTGGGAGCTGGCTTGCCTGCGATGGCGGTCTACCGATCAATCAAGGCGCAGGATTCGGATGATCCTTCTGAATCGCCTCAATCCCCTCCAACACCTCTTTCGACAGCTTCAGGTCGGCACTGGCAATGTTGCTGTCCAGTTGCTCCAGCGACGTGGCACCAATGATATTGCTGGTCACAAACGGCTGTTGCGTCACAAACGCCAACGCCATCTGCGCCGGGTCCAAACCATGCTCGCGCGCCAGTGCCACGTAACGGCTGCACGCCGCTTCCGACTGCGGGTTGAAGTAGCGGCTGAAGCGGCTGTACTCC
Proteins encoded in this window:
- a CDS encoding acyl-CoA dehydrogenase family protein, with translation MIPRTLYSPEHELFRESVRTFLEKHAAPFHGQWEKQGYIDRDLWRKAGEAGMLCSHLPEAYGGLGADFLYSAVVIEEVSRLGLTGIGFSLHSDIVAPYILHYGSEALKHKYLPKLISGEMVTAIAMTEPGAGSDLQGVKTSAVLEGDEYVINGSKTFITNGYLADLVIVVAKTDPKAGAKGTSLFLVEADTPGFAKGKRLEKVGMKAQDTSELFFQDVRVPKENLLGQAGAGFAYLMQELPQERLTVAIGAVSSAEAALEWTLEYTRERKAFGKAIADFQNTRFKLAEMATEIQIGRVFVDKCMALHLEGKLDVPTAAMAKYWATDLQCKVLDECVQLHGGYGFMWEYPIARAWADARVQRIYAGTNEIMKEIIARAL